Proteins from a single region of Rhipicephalus sanguineus isolate Rsan-2018 chromosome 5, BIME_Rsan_1.4, whole genome shotgun sequence:
- the LOC125758619 gene encoding cuticle protein 16.5-like has product MLNLNTVFFLQIRACIVLALATSAFAGYTGGFGYGLGLSHYGLAHGIGYSGLGLGYSYAPAASYAVAAPAVARTVSTYHAAPAVTAVHAAPVATYAAAPAVATTVAHAAPVATYAAAPAVTTVAHAAPVATYAAAPAVATYAAAPAVATTVAHAAPVATYAAAPAVTTVAHAAPVATYAAAPAVTTVAHAAPVATYAAAPAVATYAAAPVATVAHAAPAVTTTTVHHAAPVATAVATPAIASYHAAPVYGYGVGTLGYGSGHYGFGHGLLGYGLNYGYGLGSAYDYTALLRRKK; this is encoded by the exons ATGTTAAACCTCAACACTGTATTCTTTCTTCAGATCCGTGCCTGCATTGTCCTGGCTCTGGCCACCAGCGCCTTCGCTGGCTACACCGGCGGCTTCGGCTACGGCCTTGGCCTGTCCCACTACGGCCTTGCCCACGGCATCGGCTACTCTGGTCTTGGTCTCGGCTACAGCTACGCCCCAGCCGCCAGCTACGCCGTCGCTGCCCCAGCTGTTGCCCGCACCGTGTCCACCTACCACGCTGCTCCAGCCGTGACCGCCGTTCACGCTGCCccagtcgccacctacgctgctgccccagctgtggccaccactgttgcccacgccgctccagtcgccacctacgccgctgccccagccgtgaccactgttgcccacgccgctccagtcgccacctacgccgctgccccagctgtcgccacctacgctgctgccccagctgtggctaccactgttgcccacgccgccccagtcgccac CTATGCCGCTGCCCCAGCTGTGACCACTGTTGCCCACGCCGCcccagtcgccacctacgccgctgccccagctgtgaccactgttgcccacgccgctccagtcgccac ctacgccgctgccccagctgtcgccacctacgccgctgcTCCAGTCGCCACTGTTGCCCACGCCGCCCCAGCTGTGAccaccaccaccgtccaccacGCTGCCCCAGTCGCCACCGCTGTTGCTACCCCAGCCATCGCTTCCTACCACGCTGCTCCAGTCTACGGCTACGGCGTTGGCACCCTCGGCTACGGCTCCGGCCACTACGGTTTCGGCCACGGTCTCCTCGGCTACGGCCTGAACTACGGCTATGGTCTCGGCAGCGCCTACGACTACACCGCTCTCCTCCGCAGGAAGAAGT aa
- the LOC125758620 gene encoding uncharacterized protein LOC125758620 codes for MPAQLFTRGSPRLTLAAALAKRPGVLAVRVNHRRNIVAADASTPTCLSELLAIRELGGVPVTVREPADRRSSTGFVYGVDGDLTNAELLAGITSAVPVLSATREGASVKLRFADPLPPERVVLLGLQLRVRPVRPRPRQCQQCGRFGHVAEACQRKGACIRCGRQHLQAESCKPRCINCGGAHAADTPTCPRWQEERRVATFMAVSPAPLSRRAVKAAVREESREGNTMDPGLQRPSPAPRRSLLPTASSPRSSLPAAPPAAPAEDPRDTLITNLLAALQAVIQFLPEEHPLRATCLQAIGARPGAPRSE; via the exons ATGCCCGCTCAACTGTTtacacg CGGGTCGCCACGCCTGACACTCGCGGCAGCGCTCGCTAAGCGGCCCGGTGTGTTGGCGGTGCGTGTCAACCACCGCCGAAACATCGTGGCTGCGGACGCGTCGACGCCGACGTGTTTGTCGGAGCTCCTCGCTATCAGGGAGCTCGGCGGCGTCCCTGTCACTGTCAGGGAGCCCGCGGATCGTCGCTCCAGCACCGGCTTCGTCTACGGCGTGGACGGTGACCTGACGAACGCGGAGCTGCTCGCGGGCATCACATCGGCGGTCCCAGTGCTCTCGGCAACGAGGGAGGGAGCCTCGGTGAAGCTACGATTCGCCGATCCGCTCCCACCTGAACGAGTCGTGCTGCTTGGCCTGCAGTTGCGTGTGCGACCCGTGAGACCGCGACCACGCCAGTGCCAGCAGTGCGGCCGCTTCGGCCACGTTGCCGAGGCATGTCAGCGCAAGGGAGCGTGCATCCGCTGCGGCCGCCAACACCTGCAGGCGGAGAGCTGCAAGCCCCGCTGCATCAACTGCGGCGGGGCCCATGCAGCTGACACCCCCACCTGTCCTCGCTGGCAAGAGGAAAGGAGAGTGGCCACGTTCATGGCCGTCTCTCCAGCGCCGCTCTCGAGAAGGGCGGTCAAGGCCGCAGTACGTGAGGAGTCCCGTGAG GGCAACACCATGGATCCCGGCCTGCAGCGCCCTTCTCCTGCGCCGCGCCGATCCCTCCTGCCAACGGCGAGCTCCCCCAGGTCGAGCCTGCctgctgctccacccgctgcgcCTGCAGAGGACCCGCGGGACACCCTCATCACAAACCTGCTGGCCGCCCTGCAGGCTGTGATACAATTCCTTCCAGAGGAGCACCCGCTGCGAGCCACCTGCCTCCAGGCGATCGGCGCGCGGCCCGGTGCCCCCAGGAGCGAGTAG